One Nevskiales bacterium genomic window, TGCAGGAGCGCCAGAAGCGCATCAGCGACGGCCTGGCCGCCGCCGAGCGCGGCGCCAAGGCCCTGCAGGAGGCCGCGCAGAAGAGCGAGGAAACCCTGCGGCAGGCGCGCGAACAGGCGCAGGACATCCTCGCCGCCGCGAACCGCCAGGCTGCGCAGACGCTCGAGCAGGCCAAGCAGGCCGCCAAGAGCGAGGGCGAGCGCATCGTCGCCGCCGCGCGCGAGGAAGTGCAGCGCGAGGTGGCGAAGGCGCGCGAGACCCTGCGCCAGCAGGTCGGCGAGCTGGCCGTGCTGGGCGCCGGCAAGATCCTCCGCCGCGAGATCGACGCCAAGGCGCATGCCGAAGTGATCCGCGACCTCGCGGCGCGGGTGTAAGGGCAGCCCATGGCGGATATCAGCACGCTCGCCCGCCCCTACGCCAAGGCCGT contains:
- a CDS encoding F0F1 ATP synthase subunit B; this encodes MDINVTLFAQAVVFIALIWFTKAFVWPPVINALQERQKRISDGLAAAERGAKALQEAAQKSEETLRQAREQAQDILAAANRQAAQTLEQAKQAAKSEGERIVAAAREEVQREVAKARETLRQQVGELAVLGAGKILRREIDAKAHAEVIRDLAARV